Part of the Methylophaga nitratireducenticrescens genome is shown below.
CCTGACCAAAGTCGGCATTATGCACACCAGGTAAGCCATCCAATGTTTCGCCTATTGTACTGGCGCGTTTTTGATTGAGTTCATCACCCGCAATAACCGTCACTGGCTGGATCAATTCATCAGAGGTACGGTTGCCTAATGGATCAGAAGTGACCACCAGGCGTGGGATATCAACAGTCTCTTCAGCAGCTAACACTGCAGAAGCCATTGGGGAGAGCACCGCAGCAAGCAGCACTACAAGCGGTTTTTTATTCATCACGAATAATCCTCATAGCAGAAATCAGTAGCCATTTTCTGAATAGAAAAATGGCATTCAGTAAATTTGAACGCTATGAGAAAATGGGGGGAGCGCGAATCGTGATGGAAAGATAAAAATTATCGAAACGAGCAGGGAGGGTAACAGAAGCTTCAAGCTGAAAATATTGTTGCCGGACAGCAATTGTCAGCTGATTGTGGTTATCGGTAGATGGGGTATGACTGACAACATTTAACTGATCACATAATGCTATGTGATCATGAAAAGCATGTTCGGCATCGTGCCAAACGGCTATGGACTGCATCAGCAATAATGCTGCTGCAAAGAGCCATAACAGATGTTTGGTATGCCGAAGTTGCATGGTGTTAGTTCACCAGCAATTCAGTAAGCAATTGTTGATAAATAGATGACAATGTATCCAGATCGGCAACTGAAACATGTTCATCTATCTGATGAATCGTCGCGTTTAACGGGCCAAGTTCAATTACCTGTGCTCCAGTAGGCGCGATAAAACGACCATCGGATGTGCCACCCGAAGTAGAGAGCGTTGTTTCATAACCAGTGACGGTTTTAACCGCCACCTGAACGGCTTCAAGTAATTTACCGCCTGCTGTACGAAAGGGTTTACCGGATAACACCCAATCCAATTGATATGCCACACCGTGTTTATCGAGAATCGCCTCGACCTGTTGTTGCAATTCATCGTGAGTCACTTCAGTGGAATAACGGAAGTTAAAAATCAATTCTGCTGTGCCTGGGATGATATTGGTCGCACCAGTGCCGCTGTTCAGATTGGATACCTGAAAGCTGGTGGGAGGGAAATCAGCATTACCTTGATCCCATTGCATTGCACACAGTTCAGCCAATGCCGGGGCCAGTTTATGTACCGGGTTATCTGCCAGATGTGGATAAGCAATATGGCCTTGCTTGCCTTGAACTGTCAGATAGCCATTCAATGAACCACGGCGACCATTTTTGACCACATCAGCTACTTTGTCAGTACTGGTCGGTTCGCCGACCACGCACCAGTCGATATGATCCTGACGCGCCTGCAGTGTTTCAATTACTTTAACCGTACCATCGGTAGCCGGACCCTCTTCATCGCTGGTCAGTAAAAAAGCAATGCTGCCAGCATGCTGAGGATGTTCAGCAACAAAACGTTCACAAGCCGTCACCATAGCAGCAATACTGCCTTTCATATCTGCTGTACCGCGGCCATACAAAATGCCGTCTTCAATTTTGGCGGCAAACGGTTCGTAGCTCCATTTATCTACCGGTCCGGTTGGCACAACATCGGTATGTCCGGCAAATACAAATAACGGGCCATTATGCCCCCGCCGACACCACAGATTGTCGACTTCCCCAAAGCGCAGGTATTCAGCATTAAAGCCACTATTCGCCAACCGTTCTGCCAGCATGATCTGACAGCCTTTGTCGACAGGTGTCACGCTGTCACGTTGAATTAAATCAATGGTGAGCTGAACAGTGTCAGAAAGATTATTTTGCATAGCGGGCCTGAAAATCAGATTCATTAAATCCTATTGATACACCGGAAGCATCTTCGATAACCGGGCGTTTAATAAGTGTGGGATGCAAGAGCATTAACTCGACAGCAGATTGTTGATCAAGCTGATCTTTACGTGGGTCTTCAAGCTTGCGCCAGGTGGTGCCACGTTTGTTGATAAGCTGTTCCCAGCTGACGTAATTCAACCACTGTTGGAGGATGGATTGATCCAAACCATCGGTACGAAAATCATGGAAATGGTATGTAATCTGATGATCATCCAGCCAACGTCTGGCTTTTTTGACCGTGTCACAATTTTTAATGCCAAACAATTTCATCGTTGCCGTTGCACCTGAAAAAGCCCACAGGGTAGGCGAATTGATGATAAATGATACAGTATATCAATTCATTTTGCATCATTGGCTTCACTGCCACGGAGCAGTGGAAAAGGCGGTAACTGCTATAAAGCCGTTACCGCCAATTACAAACTATTTAGATATCACGCAGTAATTCGTTAATACCGACTTTACCACGGGTTTTTTCATCAACCTGTTTCACAATAACAGCGCAGTACAGGCTGTAGGTGCCATCTTTAGAAGGCAGGTTACCTGAAACAACTACAGAACCAGCCGGAATACGACCATAGCTGATTTCACCGGTCATGCGGTTGAAAATCTTGGTGCTTTGGCCAATGTAAACACCCATTGAAATCACTGAACCTTCTTCAACGATAACGCCTTCAACCACTTCAGAACGGGCACCGATAAAACAGTTATCTTCGATGATTGTCGGACCGGCTTGTAAAGGTTCAAGTACGCCACCGATACCCACACCGCCCGATAAATGAACGTTTTTACCAATTTGTGCACAGCTACCCACAGTCGCCCAGGTATCAACCATAGTGCCGGAATCCACGTAGGCACCGATATTGACGTAAGAAGGCATCAAAACAACGCCAGGAGCGATATACGAACCGCGACGTGCCGCTGCAGGAGGAACAACACGCACACCGGCAGTATTGAAATCAGCTTC
Proteins encoded:
- the dapD gene encoding 2,3,4,5-tetrahydropyridine-2,6-dicarboxylate N-succinyltransferase, whose translation is MSDIQQIIETAFERRAEITPANADAKVRNAVNEVLGMLDSGKARVAEKQNGDWVVNQWLKKAVLLSFRLNDNRPMSGGETQYFDKVEPKFANFTEADFNTAGVRVVPPAAARRGSYIAPGVVLMPSYVNIGAYVDSGTMVDTWATVGSCAQIGKNVHLSGGVGIGGVLEPLQAGPTIIEDNCFIGARSEVVEGVIVEEGSVISMGVYIGQSTKIFNRMTGEISYGRIPAGSVVVSGNLPSKDGTYSLYCAVIVKQVDEKTRGKVGINELLRDI
- the dapE gene encoding succinyl-diaminopimelate desuccinylase, with the protein product MQNNLSDTVQLTIDLIQRDSVTPVDKGCQIMLAERLANSGFNAEYLRFGEVDNLWCRRGHNGPLFVFAGHTDVVPTGPVDKWSYEPFAAKIEDGILYGRGTADMKGSIAAMVTACERFVAEHPQHAGSIAFLLTSDEEGPATDGTVKVIETLQARQDHIDWCVVGEPTSTDKVADVVKNGRRGSLNGYLTVQGKQGHIAYPHLADNPVHKLAPALAELCAMQWDQGNADFPPTSFQVSNLNSGTGATNIIPGTAELIFNFRYSTEVTHDELQQQVEAILDKHGVAYQLDWVLSGKPFRTAGGKLLEAVQVAVKTVTGYETTLSTSGGTSDGRFIAPTGAQVIELGPLNATIHQIDEHVSVADLDTLSSIYQQLLTELLVN
- a CDS encoding ArsC family reductase gives rise to the protein MKLFGIKNCDTVKKARRWLDDHQITYHFHDFRTDGLDQSILQQWLNYVSWEQLINKRGTTWRKLEDPRKDQLDQQSAVELMLLHPTLIKRPVIEDASGVSIGFNESDFQARYAK